The Miscanthus floridulus cultivar M001 chromosome 17, ASM1932011v1, whole genome shotgun sequence genome has a window encoding:
- the LOC136517250 gene encoding peptidyl-tRNA hydrolase, mitochondrial-like, whose protein sequence is MRLFSGVLDSSSALASAVLGSVSDRLGFSRVFFGRTNPSSMPALACEAAASSSAAAAADACAGAQKPWLFVGLGNPGRMYKGTRHNVGFEMIDAIAEAEGISVSSKQFKAIVGKGLIGDVPVMLAKPQTFMNASGESVGQLVSYFKIPLNQLVVIYDDLDLPFAKLRLLPKGGHGGHNGMRSIIDHLKQSRNFARLRIGIGRPPEELGAISFVLQSFTKQDKEELEVTFQRGLQAVRIMVQEGFNKSAQFVNTPPQPPEMLNR, encoded by the exons ATGCGGCTTTTCTCCGGCGTCCTCGATTCTTCTTCCGCGCTTGCCTCCGCCGTCCTGGGCTCCGTGTCCGACCGCCTCGGATTCTCGCGCGTATTTTTCGGTCGAACGAACCCCTCGAGCATGCCGGCTCTCGCTTGTGAAGCCGCTGCCTCGTCTTCTGCGGCAGCCGCTGCCGACGCCTGCGCCGGCGCCCAGAAACCATGGCTCTTCGTCGGTCTGGGGAACCCCGGGCGGATGTACAAAGGCACTCGGCACAAC GTTGGCTTTGAGATGATTGATGCTATTGCGGAAGCTGAGGGCATTTCAGTCAGCAGTAAACAATTTAAGGCGATTGTCGGAAAAG GCCTCATTGGTGATGTCCCTGTAATGCTTGCCAAGCCACAGACATTTATGAATGCAAGTGGTGAGTCT GTGGGACAGCTGGTTTCATACTTCAAGATACCACTCAATCAATTAGTTGTG ATCTATGATGATCTTGATCTACCCTTTGCGAAATTGCGTCTGCTGCCAAAGGGGGGACATGGTGGGCACAATGG GATGAGGAGTATTATTGACCATTTGAAACAAAGCCGCAATTTCGCACGTCTAAGGATTG GCATTGGACGGCCACCTGAGGAGCTGGGTGCTATCAGCTTTGTTCTACAGTCATTCACCAAGCAAGACAAGGAAGAG CTTGAAGTTACGTTCCAAAGGGGCTTGCAAGCAGTAAGAATTATGGTACAGGaaggattcaacaagagtgcacAATTTGTGAACACTCCTCCACAGCCACCAGAAATGTTGAATAGATGA
- the LOC136517412 gene encoding threonine synthase, chloroplastic-like → MAATTHAASMSFLLSHPQSRSATASRHLQLHSAARRVRCCATDAASPAATTKHRRAADENIREEAARHPAPKQGLSAWYEPFPPAPNGDPNERYSLDEIVYRSSSGGLLDVRHDMEALARFSGAYWRDLFDSRVGRTTWPYGSGVWSKKEFVLPEIDPDHIVSLFEGNSNLFWAERLGRDHLVGMNDLWVKHCGISHTGSFKDLGMTVLVSQVNCLRRAPLSRPIAGVGCASTGDTSAALSAYCAAAGIPAIVFLPANRISLEQLIQPIANGATVLSLDTDFDGCMRLIREVTAELPIYLANSLNSLRLEGQKTAAIEILQQFDWEVPDWVIVPGGNLGNIYAFYKGFEMCRVLGLVDRVPRLVCAQAANANPLYGYYKSGWTEFQPQVARPTFASAIQIGDPVSVDRAVVALKATNGIVKEATEEELMNAMSLADRTGMFACPHTGVALAALFKLRDQRIIGPNDRTVVVSTAHGLKFSQSKIDYHDSKIEDMACKYSNPPVSVKADFGAVMDVLKKRLKGKL, encoded by the coding sequence ATGGCGGCGACGACCCACGCCGCCTCCATGTCGTTCCTCCTCTCCCACCCGCAGTCGCGCTCCGCCACCGCAAGCCGCCACCTCCAGCTACACTCGGCAGCCCGCCGCGTCCGCTGCTGTGCCACCGACGCCGCCTCCCCCGCGGCCACCACCAAGCACCGGCGCGCGGCGGATGAGAACATCCGCGAGGAGGCGGCGCGGCACCCGGCTCCGAAGCAGGGCCTCTCCGCCTGGTACGAGCCCTTCCCGCCGGCCCCGAACGGCGACCCTAACGAGCGCTACTCCCTGGACGAGATCGTCTACCGCTCCAGCTCGGGGGGGCTCCTCGACGTGCGCCACGACATGGAGGCGCTGGCCCGCTTCTCGGGCGCCTACTGGCGCGACCTCTTCGACTCCCGCGTCGGCCGCACCACCTGGCCCTACGGTTCCGGCGTCTGGTCCAAGAAGGAGTTCGTGCTCCCCGAGATCGACCCCGACCACATCGTCTCCCTCTTCGAGGGCAACTCCAACCTCTTCTGGGCCGAGCGCCTCGGCCGCGACCACCTTGTCGGGATGAACGACCTCTGGGTCAAGCACTGCGGCATCTCCCACACGGGCTCCTTCAAGGACCTCGGCATGACCGTGCTCGTCAGCCAGGTCAACTGCCTCCGCCGCGCCCCGCTCTCGCGCCCCATCGCCGGCGTCGGGTGCGCGTCCACGGGGGACACCTCCGCCGCGCTCTCCGCCTACTGCGCCGCCGCGGGGATCCCGGCCATTGTCTTCCTCCCTGCCAATCGCATCTCGCTGGAGCAGCTCATCCAGCCCATCGCCAACGGCGCCACCGTGCTCTCGCTCGACACCGACTTCGACGGATGCATGCGGCTCATCAGGGAGGTGACTGCCGAGCTGCCTATCTACCTTGCCAATTCGCTCAATTCCCTCCGGCTTGAGGGGCAGAAGACAGCGGCCATTGAGATACTGCAGCAGTTCGATTGGGAGGTGCCCGATTGGGTGATTGTGCCGGGAGGCAATCTGGGGAACATATATGCCTTCTACAAGGGATTTGAGATGTGCCGTGTTCTTGGGCTCGTTGATCGTGTGCCGCGGCTTGTCTGCGCACAGGCTGCCAACGCAAACCCACTGTACGGCTATTACAAGTCAGGCTGGACCGAGTTCCAACCGCAGGTGGCCAGGCCAACATTTGCATCAGCGATTCAGATCGGTGACCCGGTGTCTGTGGACAGAGCTGTGGTCGCGCTCAAGGCAACGAATGGCATTGTTAAGGAGGCcacagaggaagagctcatgAACGCAATGTCACTCGCTGACCGCACCGGGATGTTTGCTTGCCCGCATACTGGGGTTGCGCTTGCTGCCCTGTTCAAGCTCAGGGACCAGCGCATCATCGGGCCAAACGATCGCACGGTGGTCGTCAGCACAGCTCATGGCCTGAAGTTCTCGCAGTCAAAGATCGACTACCATGACAGCAAGATCGAGGACATGGCTTGCAAGTACTCCAACCCGCCTGTTAGCGTGAAGGCTGACTTTGGTGCCGTCATGGATGTGCTGAAGAAGAGGCTCAAGGGTAAGCTCTGA
- the LOC136517849 gene encoding probable glucuronosyltransferase Os01g0926700, which yields MGTGSARALALALALLLACSDITVVTAQETERIEGSAGDVLEDNPVGRLKVYVYDLPSKYNKKLLKKDPRCLNHMFAAEIFMHRFLLSSAVRTFNPEEADWFYTPVYTTCDLTPKGLPLPFKSPRMMRSAIQLIATNWPYWNRSEGADHFFVTPHDFGACFHYQEEKAIGRGILPLLQRATLVQTFGQKNHVCLKDGSITIPPYAPPQKMQTHLIPADTPRSIFVYFRGLFYDTGNDPEGGYYARGARASVWENFKNNPLFDISTDHPPTYYEDMQRSVFCLCPLGWAPWSPRLVEAVVFGCIPVIIADDIVLPFADAIPWEDIGVFVAEEDVPQLDSILTSIPTDVVLRKQRLLANPSMKQAMLFPQPAQPGDAFHQILNGLARKLPHGSNVFLKPSEKVLNWTAGPPGDLKPW from the exons ATGGGGACGGGGAGCGCGCGGGCACTGGCCCTGGCGCTCGCCTTGCTTCTCGCCTGCTCCGACATCACCGTCGTCACGGCGCAGGAGACCGAGCGGATCGAAG GAAGCGCTGGTGATGTGTTGGAAGATAACCCTGTTGGGAGGCTCAAGGTCTATGTCTATGATCTCCCCAGCAAATACAACAAGAAGCTGCTGAAGAAGGATCCTAGGTGCCTGAACCACATGTTTGCCGCTGAGATCTTCATGCACCGGTTCCTGTTGTCAAGCGCTGTCCGAACTTTTAATCCTGAGGAAGCAGATTGGTTCTACACACCCGTATACACAACATGCGATCTGACCCCCAAGGGCCTTCCCTTGCCTTTCAAGTCTCCTCGAATGATGCGTAGTGCAATCCAGCTGATTGCTACGAATTGGCCTTACTGGAATAGATCAGAAGGCGCTGATCATTTCTTTGTCACACCCCATGACTTTGGTGCTTGCTTTCATTATCAG GAAGAGAAAGCAATCGGACGGGGAATCCTTCCCTTGCTTCAGCGTGCTACGCTGGTTCAGACCTTTGGACAGAAGAACCATGTCTGCCTGAAGGATGGGTCCATCACCATCCCACCATATGCTCCTCCTCAGAAAATGCAGACTCACCTTATCCCCGCAGACACCCCTCGATCCATCTTTGTGTATTTCCGAGGTCTATTCTATGACACCGGCAATGATCCTGAGGGCGGTTACTATGCAAG AGGTGCTCGTGCATCAGTctgggagaacttcaagaacaACCCGCTATTTGACATCTCGACCGATCACCCACCAACATACTATGAAGACATGCAGCGTTCAGTGTTCTGTCTGTGCCCATTGGGCTGGGCACCATGGAGTCCCAGGCTAGTGGAAGCGGTGGTCTTTGGCTGCATCCCGGTGATCATCGCAGATGACATCGTCCTTCCCTTTGCGGACGCCATCCCATGGGAGGATATTGGTGTTTTCGTTGCTGAGGAGGATGTCCCGCAGCTGGACAGCATACTGACATCCATTCCCACAGATGTCGTACTGAGGAAGCAACGTCTCCTTGCGAACCCGTCGATGAAGCAGGCCATGCTGTTCCCCCAGCCTGCTCAGCCAGGAGATGCATTCCACCAGATTCTTAATGGTCTCGCGCGCAAGCTCCCGCACGGTAGCAATGTCTTCCTGAAGCCCAGTGAGAAGGTCCTGAACTGGACCGCCGGACCACCTGGCGACCTGAAGCCTTGGTAG
- the LOC136516441 gene encoding probable glucuronosyltransferase Os01g0926600 produces the protein MGTGSATAQALVLAALLLACSDVAVVVAQETERIQGSAGDVLEDDPVGRLKVYVYGLPPKYNKNILAKDSRCLSHMFATEIFMHRFLLTSAVRTLNPDEADWFYTPVYTTCDLTPWGHPLTTKSPRMMRSAIQYISKRWPYWNRTEGADHFFVTPHDYGACFYFQEETAIQRGVLPVLRRATLVQTFGQKNHVCLKEGSITIPPYAPPHKMRTHIVPPETPRSIFVYFRGLFYDTANDPEGGYYARGARASVWENFKNNALFDISTEHPPTYYEDMQRAIFCLCPLGWAPWSPRLVEAVVFGCIPVIIADDIVLPFADAIPWEEIGVFVAEDDILKLDTILTSIPMEEILRKQRLLANPSMKQAMLFPQPAEPRDAFHQVLNGLARKLPHGKGVFLKPGQKVLNWTEGTRDDLKPW, from the exons ATGGGGACGGGGAGCGCGACGGCGCAGGCGCTGGTGCTCGCCGCCTTGCTCCTCGCCTGCTCGGacgtcgccgtcgtcgtggcGCAGGAGACTGAGCGGATCCAAG GAAGTGCTGGTGATGTGCTTGAAGATGATCCTGTTGGAAGGCTCAAGGTATATGTCTATGGGTTGCCCCCCAAGTACAACAAGAACATACTGGCAAAAGATTCGCGATGCCTCAGCCACATGTTTGCTACAGAGATATTCATGCATCGCTTCCTATTGACGAGCGCGGTCCGGACTTTGAATCCGGACGAAGCTGATTGGTTCTATACTCCAGTATACACAACCTGCGACCTTACACCATGGGGTCATCCCTTGACTACGAAGTCTCCACGAATGATGAGAAGTGCGATTCAGTATATTTCAAAGCGTTGGCCCTACTGGAACAGGACGGAGGGAGCAGACCATTTCTTTGTCACGCCACATGACTATGGAGCATGCTTCTATTTCCAG GAAGAGACGGCCATCCAGCGAGGTGTCCTTCCGGTGCTGCGCCGTGCTACGCTGGTCCAGACTTTTGGGCAGAAGAATCATGTGTGCCTCAAGGAAGGCTCCATCACCATCCCACCGTATGCTCCTCCTCATAAGATGAGAACTCACATTGTTCCACCAGAGACCCCTCGGTCAATCTTTGTCTACTTCCGTGGTCTGTTCTATGATACTGCAAATGATCCCGAGGGTGGTTACTATGCAAG GGGCGCCCGTGCGTCAgtatgggagaacttcaagaacaACGCTCTGTTCGACATCTCGACAGAGCACCCACCAACCTACTACGAGGACATGCAGCGCGCCATCTTCTGCCTGTGCCCACTGGGGTGGGCGCCATGGAGCCCCCGCCTGGTGGAGGCCGTGGTGTTCGGCTGCATCCCCGTGATCATCGCCGACGACATCGTGCTCCCCTTCGCGGACGCGATCCCGTGGGAGGAGATCGGCGTGTTCGTGGCCGAGGACGACATCCTGAAGCTGGACACCATCCTGACGTCCATACCCATGGAGGAGATCCTCCGCAAGCAGCGGCTGCTGGCGAACCCATCGATGAAGCAGGCGATGCTGTTCCCGCAGCCCGCGGAGCCGAGGGACGCGTTCCACCAGGTGCTCAACGGGCTGGCGCGGAAGCTGCCCCACGGCAAGGGCGTGTTCCTCAAGCCCGGGCAGAAGGTGCTCAACTGGACCGAGGGGACCCGGGATGACCTCAAGCCGTGGTAG